The stretch of DNA aatgatgattatagtttattactctaatatatgcttattatttaaagcaattcaatacccacatgacttgcaaaggcactgaatcgCTAGTGTTatgtaagtgagttaatgctatcagttactcatagataagatagatagtcatactggggttgtattacattggtgtgatgggaagctaatcgactgccatcaactgaaagtattgacattgtatggtggtATAGTGATTAATcgacaccacagttcacaaacagcccttgcatgtaatataagatttcaatacatacctatcaatcaaatacatagactagcttgaagcaaagatgtccactagttagtggacatccttgtttgatgtaagcaagcaaaaagttagagtggcaaatgttgttatatgttaaataaaaataaattatacttaattatactaaattatataaaaataaaatagacttttttattactttatttattaaacaattttttattgaaatcatagctaaacagattatatttagctattacttgctaattatttcacatttacatttaaatacatttgcagtttcatttttcttcctaatttgtttcaacaaaaacttctttcatgatatgaaatttaaaagttgcagttgtttgaaaaagcttgaaaacatttacagttgttttcttttttctcttaattcatttgatttgcttaaaaatattttctcatgatatgaagttgaaaagctagaatggtaaatgttatataaaaataaattttctgcccaaagacttttttattactcggacaacgccgggtagtacagctcatagttgatggcagtcgattagcttcccatcacactaatgtaatacaaccccagtatggccatctatcttatctattagttgcattaactcacttacttaacattatctattcagtgcctttgcaagtcatgtaggtatagaattgctttaaataataagcatatattagagtaataaactataatcatcatttattTAAGATGAGCAATAATTATTATCTTAattgtggaaattcatgatccttgtttaaccattctcatggctgtTGTTATtaatctagtcaatcactacgattgactagcacaaaaaggggtGTGGCtgaaacgctccttgttggcaccggaaacgctcgtgttgttatcactctaggggaagataactctatgtgTGCACCTACTAAAGAAAGCACAATGTAATTCCAGCATGAGTGCTACAGACGCGTAAAGCAGCCGCAATAACGTTCAATTCAGATAAGTGTGAGTTTGACAGACACTCTATCAAGTTTCTCAGACATGTCATCAACAAGGCGGATTACCTGTAGATCCTGAGAAAACCAGAGCTATCCTAGAATACCCAGCACTGAAGAATAGGAAAGAACTCAGAAAGTTCTTTGGGATCATCAACTACGCCGGGAAATTCTCACCCTCACTAGCCGAAAACGTTTTAGCCCTTAGGAAACTACACAAAAATGATAGAGAGAGGGTGTGGGAAGGATCACAGATGCAACAATTTGAAAACCTCAAAATGAGCTGTCATCGCCAGCTACCTTAATACCATACAAGCTAGAGGCCGAGACAATGTTAAGCATGATGCTTCATCATATGGTCTTGGCGCCTTGTTACAGAAATCAGGATCAAAATGGAAGTCTGTAGCTTTTGCTTCTAAAGCAATTTCACCAACAGAGAGCAAGTATGCTCAATATGAAGAGGAAACTCTGGCGATAGCCTGGGCATGAGACAAGTTTCGTTATTTCCTAGCAGGAAGGTGATTTAGCATCGAAACAAATTATAAACTGCTGATTTTTGTACTAGGAAGCAAAAAGCTGGCTGGACTTCCAATAAGGGTGCAGAGATTCAGACTTAGGCTGCTGGCATATGATTATACAATTTCGTACACATCGGGTGAGAAGTTAGTTGTGTGCAGTTGCACTTTCTAGAGCTCCCCTCAAAGACAAGATCATTAGTAATGCCGACATCATTATAGAAGAACTAGTAGAGACATTACCAGTATCATAGAGTAGGTTGGCAATACTACAGGCATCAACAGTTGATAATACTGAAAGAAGTCCACTTCTTTAGTATATTACAGCCTTGGCCAACTTATCACAAAGTTCATTCAACGGTACAGAAATTCTTCACCTTCAATGACTACTTGATGACCATTGATGACATCGTGTTCAAAGATGACCGAGTATTTATTCCAAAGGGAGTGGGAGAATGAATGCTCAAAGATATTAATCCAGGAATATCCACTGAAATCCGGAACATGTTGCCGAATTGTACCATGTATGTCGAATACAGACATGTACCCCGacaaaaactttgtcaaacaccCCTTCCTGGAAGACCATGGTTGCGCTGAGCAGTTAATGTATGCGAGAAAGAGTATCAGAACTACTTGGTAATGGTAGATTACTACAGTCGTTACATAATAGCTGAGAAGGTAGAGAGAGGTAAGTCGAGAACCATCTGCAGTATAATACAGAGTAATATACGAAAGTTAGGTATACCACACACATTAGTGACTGAAAATGCGGCTTATTTCAAGGGTGATGAATTCTAACAATTTTTGAAAATCTAGGATATTGAACATGCCACATCAGCTCCAAGATATCCACAGAGTAATGGAGAAGCGGAGAAAGCAGTTCAAACTGTCAACTGCCTGAAAACTTTAATCTATAAGCAGATCTTTGTAGTTATTCTGACACTTAACTGGAATCTGGCTAGTTATTCACCAGCACGGCTGTTATTTGGCAAAAGTCTGAACTGGATGAGCATTAATAATACTCGCTCAGCCAATGAACAAAGGCTCATGAACAGAGATGCTCGATCCAAATCTAGGCAAGCTTTCAACTACAACGCTTGATACAGGGCATGAGGCAGAAGACCGTTCAGGTTACTACAGCCTGTGAAGATAGAAGGCAACAGAAATAAACTGCAAATGGCAACTGTTGTAGGGACTAACAGTCGGGAAATGTTGGCTAAAAAGAGCAGCATTATCTTCTTGTTATTTATTAGCTAAAAAGAGCGGCGAACAGAACTGAGCGCAGATATCCAAAGCTGGTAATCCAACATAAGACCCCATGGTGTAACCGGAGATGAACTATCTTGAGCAGTTTAACAAGTTGCCAGTTACAAATTTTCCGGGAGCATCAGCTCCTAGTACTGAAGAAGTGAGAGCCTCTAGTTCTTTGCGGGTAATAAATCCTAGTTCTGAGGCAGCAAAAGCTTCTTAAACCTTGAGAACGACGTCTGATACTCGGGAGTCGCTAGATACCAGTAGCCAGAGAGCGACAGCTCTTAGTAATCAGGAGCCGACAGATTCCAGTCTGCAGAGTGCTAGCTCCTAGTACTCGAGAGTTGATAGACTCTGGGTTCCATAGAGCGACAGCTCCTACTAATTCCAGTGAAGCAGATTAGAAAATTTTAGCCTACAGCCAAGTTCAGTAGCTCCAGGAGACCATCAACATAAGTCAACAGTGGTAATAACAGTATTCCAATCATCATCATACAATAATCAGTCTAGTGAGCAGGTAGCCTCTAATTAGAGCTCTGTCAATTAATCGTTAAAATGCGAACAGGGCATATAAGCATATAGTATGATATATGTTGTGTTTTGACATTGTATATGGCACATACCCTATTTCGTGTTGTTGTTTTAGCATGGCTGTTGTTCTGGGAAACTCTCTTCTCCACAACCTGCAAGTGCCCAATGGTTAGGTCACCCCAATACCGGGACTCGATTGATGCATGGCATCACAGTATATATGTGCAAACTTCGAATGATTTTGGAACAAATCTGTCTACATTGTTGTAGGACCATTATGGTTCACTTCGCGACATAGAAGCCGTAGAGAAGTTGCGTTTATAAATAGTAATCTGTTCACCATCAAGGAAATTTTTGCACCTTATTACGATTGACTAAAGTTTTTTAACATTCGACCTATACAGTGTACACTATTTCCTATGGATTTCAGAAGGTATAATTTCTTAACTGCAAGAACGCCTACCATGTCTGCATTCTATAATGAATAGAATGACGCTATTAAGGGTCATGTAGCCATAGTGAATAAAAAGATCTTTCTCTTCAACAATAAGAATAATATGCCAACTCCAAATATATCGAAAGCTATTTTTAAGAGTCGACGAAGCAAGTATGTGTTCGCGGCAGATCAACTAAGAGATGGCTTCTACACTCTTCTATTTGTTCTAATATTATGGAGACAGGACTTCGAGAGAGTCGTAAGACTGCTCCCGGAGCATTACCTGCAGCACAGcgcacagttgtttcttttcatTATGCACCCACTTTTTGACATTTTGCACATGTTTTGTATTCTTCTGTCTATGTAAGTCCTGTCCTGTCGGGTTCTATAAGAGTATTACAGAAAATAATAGGTATTTGTCCAGGGATGTTATGATGATTTCTAGTTTGATGGTGTGATAGCACTTGCCGTGAACAACAgagctgtacacttgaagaggTGTGGTGTAATGGGCGTTTCCTTTATGGACATGACCCGGAAGTGACCTAGTGAGGGGCAGTCTAGAGCGGAAAGAGGTGATTGGAGGACAAAGCCTGAAGGACTCAGAAGGCGCCAGTGAAGGAACTAACATATACCTCAATTAGAGGTGAGAGTTACCAAATACTACTTGCATTGTACGACAGGTATGATCAAAACGACTTAAATCTCAGACTACCAACTCGAGTGGCAAGATCATAGCAGAAGCAATAGAGTTATCATTGTCTAAAGGTTGGGTGATCCCAACCAAACTGAGCCTCAGTGGCATTACTGCGTACCCAAACCCCTAAGTTAAACATACTATGGGTAGATTGCCACAGGTGGTTTATAAACAGTTAGGCGACAGTCGCTAAGGCGACAGATGCTTAGGTTATACTTTCATttcgaaaggcgacaacttcagatgGAAGGGTGACACGGCGAATGGGAAGGCGACAATGCAATTTTGCGACAATGCGACTTGCAATCTTGCATTAATGCATTTTTCACCCATTTCTCTACCTTATTTCTTTAGAATCTATTACCTGTTTATATCCAcattaatctgattacattattcttttacacacagtagaatttcatattgtattaaaGCTTGTACCAAATACTCACTTAATTGAGATGGTTATAATTCAAAAAAAGCTGCTGAGATTAATCTGTCTCTAATCGCCCAACTATTTTTCTGTTCATTCTTTTCCACAATTTTAAATCTTGCCAGTTCGACAACTCTACATGCTCAGAGGTCAGTTAGACAGTCActaatttctttttttcttctTTCCTTGACTGCTTGTGAAAACTGGCAAGTTGCTTACCAGTGTGGCAAGAGTCTGAATTTCCTTACCACCTAATATATGACATCATTTAGGCAGCAAGGTACCAACATTTTTAACCCCTTTGAAGCGATGCGTTCTTGACTCCCTAACATACCCTGTTGATTAATTGTTATACTATTACTGGCTCATGTATCATGTCATCATGTATTTGAACCTTCATTAGTACCACTCTAactaatatataattttgttcTAATTacagtatgaaaataaatacgTATATCTGAGTTTAGcttgatacattttaataaatttgcttcTTGGTGTATTTATACAATTGTGTAAAGCtgatctttattatatataactttcaaaaatatttatatcaatagtttgcggcataactttttgttttcttttgacgATGACTTGATTCTGATCGATACTATGTAGATGAAACTTCTCTATTCTATCAAGAGTAACGAGATCAAGTTAACGGTTATAAACtggcaactgaatattactttctactaattGTAAAACTTACATGAAGAGATAAATtgaattacaggagtataaGTATACACAATCACACATAGGTACTTGAATGCATTTGCActtccaatcatacacaaaaataatagcaGGAAATTTCCTACACCACTCTTTAATAAAGCTGTCATTAAAGTTCAACCCGATGGCTGTCCATGTAATATCTTCCATTCTTTTATGAAGTCTGCCCTTTGTTAAATTAGccgtgtataaaaaagattcatagtgcgtgttaaaatgcaaaTATAGTCTATGATGTGGCACATGGCAGCACTAACTAACAGCTAcaactgagtatatatcacaaaggtcCTTGAGGTGTCGATCACTCTtcattgtctcaaactacaAGTTGTGTATGCCATCAGGATCTGTGACAAGGGTGACAAGGGTTAAATATCTCAATTGGCTTTAAAAGTAACATGACATCAAGACCAGTTGATTTCTATGATTTTGAACAGGTCGTTTCTCCATAAGCttctgtgatgctgtttagtcttctttcgacaagctgcagaagttagtaaaatatgagTATATCTTAGATGCTTATGTCAGAAaaagttttcatactcaaataaaatctcaacaaacatAGATAAGTGTAAATTGCAATTTAGCTTATTCagtctgcattataatgacattggattattatcataattttaAAGAAACAAAGATAAGGAAATCATCCTTGCCATAATGAGAAATCACAACAatagggaattgtcttttcatttcACGCAAAGAGCAAATTTCTCTCGCATATCGAAGACCGGTGCACCATTTGCGATTTGTCAGTGGATAAgttatattctttattttccTTCTGAAGTGCAGATTCATTTATTTCTACCTAATTCTTTTTTAGACATTCTCATCAACCAACCaactaaactattgcgatgccgctggcaactaccggcggtacccggTGCGTATGTTcacatttcatcgctaatagcctgcggtgctgtcgccggtgctttgcaacgtatatgggaaccaggcttaagctagatgcatttttaaaactagcttgacttgcaacaaaattggaATTCAGTAATGATATTAGCATATATTACATCTGCATTGGAATGTGTTTGTACTAGAAACCTTTCTAGTATCTGATAGACTGAGAATATACATATGGTATTCATAGATGCAACTATAGAATCAAACTGACTCTATAGAACAGATTTACATCAAGTTTGTTATACTTGGTCCATCAGCTGTTTTCAGTTTGGATAGTTACTGTACATATGGGCTAGTTTTAGTGAAGTCAAGCAACTTATTGGAGCTCTTTGCTAGTGTTGTTTGCATAACTGACACTGCTGGTGCCACCAACCTAATTTAAAAGTTCACATTCAACGAATTTATATCACCTCATGAttatcattaaaggttgacttgcaacaaaattcacattacagttatttggtatcataagattcaccatgtcttactatgttgtgttgtaagtgcaaaatatatgggaatgtgattacaagctcttaaaagctaaaaaacgaacagttaatctttccaaaacggctcaaatatgacgtagttgtgggaggtagtttctgtttacactttcatgcaaccttatttgtcaaaatattttcacaatatacttcacgcattcaacaaaaccatgtctattgttcttacgcatctattttatcgccattgtaatgctgtcactttcagcagtgatattttataacttaccgtaaaaatttgtttaattttttaaccttggctcgaaggagtacatatcattgtctgataatcaagacgagcctgttggtcacttgtgataatcgaaaagtgctgcaaaattatttgcgaagtattgggtcacatgatcagattacgacttgatgattagatcaagtcgaaacaaaactgtaaagtagcgagcatttatatttgatacggggtcttcggtaaaacccgaagtgtttgtcataaactagtgctacgataagtttttgTCGAACTTGCTGCCATTTTAGTGTTGGATGTTGAAAGAATGTTCTTGTATAACTTTAATTCGTTGGTGGTttggtaataagttattattgaGGATTAAAATTCTGATTAAATTGTATTCACGCAATATTCTTCCATCATCGTAAAACGTATATAGAAAAACAAGGAATTGTGGTAATGCAGAGCCATGATCCTCGAATAAAAACAATATGCGAAACTATGCTTGTTCTAGAAAAATCGGAAAAAACTGTAATAGTATTTGGTGATTGTTTTATCAATACACAAGTGTGGAAAACTCTGAATAATATCAACATAGTCTGCTTATTACAATCACAATTTGAGTGAAGCTGTAGATTGTCTGTTCAACAGTCTCCCTCAATCCATACTGAAACGAGTGATGGCTGTTACATGCTGTGGTTTGGCCAGTTGTTTGGTCATACAGTCTGCGACATTGTCATTGGTAGGTACATACTGGAACGCAACATGTTGCTGTTCTTAGAGGAAGTGGTAGCGGATATCTATGTGCTTGATACAAGTATGTGAACTTGTATTCCCTTTGGTCATGGCTAGGGCTCCTTGGTTATCGGTGTATAGTATGCTGCTATCAGGCTGGGACATGTTCATCTGGTCGCAGAAAGATCGAAGATAATGTAGCTCCTTGACTGCATCTGATAGTGTCATGTACTCAGCTTCACATGATGAGAGAGCTACAGTGGGTTGCTTTCTGGATTTCCAGCCTATAGGTGCAGTATTCTTTCCGAGCTTGAAGACATAACCAGTGGTAGATCTTCTATCATCTGCATCTTTGGCCCAATTTGGGTCGCAGTATCTGGAGAGTATTCCATCGGAGGGTTTGAAGGTGAGTCTGGAACGTCTGTTTGCCTTCAGGTATCTGAATACTCTCTTGATAGCTGTAACATGTTGCGGTCCTGGCTTGTATAAAAATTGGGATAGCTTAGACAGTATCTGTGGTTTATTAGAGCAATCACAAAATGTACACCTTGACACTATGCATGTATTCTCATTAATGCTGGCTTGAGGGATTAGTTCTAGCTACATGACAAAGAgggtgttacataatacattacataatatgaTGCAAACTACAGTATCCAGCTTAGGTCCGGTCTAATGTCGGTCATAAGGTACATTAGGCTGCCAACAGCTTGGCGATATGGAAAACCTTGGTCTAGAACTTGCAGGTGTTCATCATCAATAGCTTTCATGAGTGTGCTTTGCTTATCAGCAGGAGTACCGTTGGGTTTGCAATCTGCCATGTTGAATCTTTCTAGGACTTCATCAGTGTAGCGCTCCTGAGACATCTGGTAGCTTCGATCTCTGAAACGGGTGAAGCCTATGCCCAGGAACCATTTGAGTTCACCTCTGTCATCCATCTTGAATCTGTTCTCCAGTTTGCCCTTCACATGTTTGATGACCTGGTCGGAATTTTTGGCCACAAGTATGTCGTCGACCCAGAATATAATGTAGATAATGTCTGTGCCGTCCGAAGAGGTGTAAACACAAGGGTCATTCTTGTTAGTTTGGAAGCCTTCTGACATGAAAAATTCTGTGAGAGTAGAGTGCCAGTTACGACCACTGATTGAGGTCGTAACTTCTTGTTCTCTTCTTTTGAGTCATTTCTGCTGTTTTGGTTTTGTGCGGGTTCTTGTGGCATGACTTCTTTTGAGTCACTTCCGCTGTTTTGATTTTGTGCGTGTTCTTGTGGCATGACTTTTTTTGAGTCATTTCCACTGTTTTGATTTTGTGCGGTTTCTTGTGGCATGACTTCTTCTGAGTCATTTCCACAATGTTGTTGTGTTTCTTGGAGAAGTACGTTACGTGATGGGAGAATTCTTCCACTTGATGCAAGTACTAGGTAGCTCTGCGATTTCGTGTTGATACCAAGGTAGATGCTGCTCTGGCCACGGTCACCTAACTTTGGTTTGTTTCCTTCTGAGTAGAATGTGCATCTTGCTCCGAAGTTGTGAATTTTTTGCATGTCTGGCTTGTGTTTGGTGAAGAGTTCGTATGCTTTTTTGTTGGTACGTCTCTGATAACTTCTGTTCCGCAAGTACTGGGCATGGTTTACGGCAAAGCTCCAGAATGTTTTGGGTAGATTTGCATCTTTAAGAAGGCATCTTGCTGTTTCCATTAGGGTTCTCCATGATCTCTCTAATTTTCCGTTTTGATATGACAAGTAGGGTGCTGTGGTTGTGTGTTTGATTCTCTTTTCACGTAGTGTAGTCTGAAATTGTTTGCCGACATACTCCATACCATTATCTGTGTGAATCTATTTTATAGTTCTTATCGATGCTACGTCAGCAATGAATTGTTTCAGTGCTGTAGTGGCATCACTCGTTTGGCGAATGTTGTAGGTAAATAGCATGCTAGAGAATTCGTCTATAAAGTTTATGACATAGTTTTGACCTCCTTTAGATGTTGGTGTGATGGGTTCACATATGTCCGAGTGTACACGTTGCAGTGGCTGTGTGGACTGCTCAGGTTGGTGGTCTTGCTTGTGAGGTTGTCTCGTTATCTTGCTCTCATTACATGTTTGGCATGCTGTTTCTTATTTGGGTCCTGTTATGTTCATACCCGTTGTTAGTTTCTCAAGTTGAAGAATATCTTTGGTGTTCATGTGTCCCAGTGCTCTGTGCCACTCCGTCAGTGTTTTGGTGATGTTTGCTGAGTCACTTGTATTTGTTGTGTGAAGGAAGTGCAACCGACCTCTCAGATCAATTGTAAACTTCGTTTTGCTGgcgaccagtgaattttttttatccGAGAAATTAACTTTCGCCCCTTTTTGTATGGCGGCATGAACTGAAAACAGGCTTGTTGGAACAGTTGGCGCTAATAAGACATCTTTGAGATCGACCTTGTTTGAAATGTTGTTCTCATCTAGGATAGTGAATTGTGCTGTTCCTTTAGCCACTACCAGCTGGTTTGATTGGTGACCATCAGCCATTTTGATGAAGTGTTTCTCCAGTTTGAAAGTGTTGTCATAGCTGATAAAACGGCTCTTATCATTGATGAGATGACTTGGCGCTCCGCAGTTTACCATTAGTGATAGCTTGTTCGGATTGTTGTTTTGTGTGGCTGTGTTGCAGTGGGCTGACACAGTGGCTGTGTTGCAGTGGTCTGACACAGTGGCTGTGAAGGCAAACGTGGCGGCGATAGTTTCCGATCTGTttcctctctctatctctttcctTTTTGTTAGGCACACTGCTTCGATGTGGCCTTTTTTCTCGCAATAGTCGTATTGAAGTTTTGCTTTTGAGTAGCATTCATTTGTATGATGATTGGTTTTACCGCAAGCCATACATTGCTGTTTGCATTAGTGGTTcggtaataagttattattgaGGATTAAACTTCTGACTAAATTGTATTCACAAAATATTCTTCCATCATCGTAAAATGGATATAGCAAAACAAGTAATTGTGGTAGTGCACAGCTATCGACCTCGAATAAAAACAATATGTGAAACTATGCTTGTTCTAGAAAAATCGGAGGA from Watersipora subatra chromosome 2, tzWatSuba1.1, whole genome shotgun sequence encodes:
- the LOC137387000 gene encoding uncharacterized protein, whose translation is MACGKTNHHTNECYSKAKLQYDYCEKKGHIEAVCLTKRKEIERGNRSETIAATFAFTATVSDHCNTATVSAHCNTATQNNNPNKLSLMVNCGAPSHLINDKSRFISYDNTFKLEKHFIKMADGHQSNQLVVAKGTAQFTILDENNISNKVDLKDVLLAPTVPTSLFSVHAAIQKGAKVNFSDKKNSLVASKTKFTIDLRGRLHFLHTTNTSDSANITKTLTEWHRALGHMNTKDILQLEKLTTGMNITGPK